The following proteins are co-located in the Solanum pennellii chromosome 1, SPENNV200 genome:
- the LOC107008485 gene encoding cinnamoyl-CoA reductase 1 translates to MSTEKPPICVTGANGFIGSWVVQTLLNRGYTTIHAAIFPGSDPSHLHSLAGASNPGVRILVHEVNILDADAVSRAIEGCGGGGVFHVASPCTLEDPVDPQKELVEPAVQGTINVLTAAKKYNVRRVVLTSSISAMVPNPGWPENKVFDESSWTDLDYCKSRQKWYPVSKTLAEKAAWEFVEKNGLDVVAINPATCLGELLQPGLNASCAVLQQLLQGSTDTQEYHWLGAVHVKDVAVAQILLFESPRASGRYLCTNGIYQFGDFADRVSKLSPEFSVHRFTGETQPGLVACKDAAKKLIDLGLIFTPVEDAVKDTVNSLKAKGLLN, encoded by the exons ATGTCTACCGAAAAACCACCGATTTGCGTCACCGGAGCCAACGGATTCATTGGTTCATGGGTGGTTCAGACGCTCCTCAACCGCGGCTACACCACCATCCACGCCGCCATCTTCCCCGGTTCCGATCCTTCGCACCTCCACTCTCTCGCCGGTGCGTCTAACCCCGGCGTGCGAATATTGGTTCACGAAGTCAACATCCTTGACGCTGATGCGGTCTCTAGGGCAATTGAGGGATGCGGTGGCGGCGGCGTCTTCCACGTGGCGTCGCCGTGTACGCTAGAGGATCCGGTGGACCCGCAGAAGGAGCTGGTGGAGCCGGCCGTACAGGGTACAATCAATGTGCTCACGGCGGCGAAGAAGTATAATGTTCGGCGCGTGGTGCTCACTTCCTCTATTTCGGCCATGGTCCCCAATCCTGGTTGGCCGGAAAATAAGGTCTTCGATGAGTCGTCGTGGACTGATCTTGACTACTGCAAGTCTCGCCAG AAATGGTACCCAGTCTCAAAGACACTTGCTGAGAAGGCTGCATGGGAATTTGTGGAGAAGAATGGATTGGATGTGGTAGCAATTAATCCAGCTACATGTCTTGGTGAACTTCTGCAACCTGGACTGAATGCAAGCTGCGCTGTTTTGCAACAACTGCTTCAGGGATCAACAGATACCCAAGAGTATCATTGGTTAGGGGCTGTGCACGTCAAAGATGTGGCAGTGGCACAGATTTTGTTATTTGAGAGCCCTCGTGCTTCTGGAAGATACTTATGTACCAATGGCATTTACCAGTTTGGTGATTTTGCTGACAGAGTCTCAAAACTTTCCCCTGAATTCTCTGTCCACAG GTTCACAGGGGAGACCCAGCCAGGCTTGGTGGCTTGCAAAGATGCTGCTAAAAAATTGATTGATTTGGGACTAATTTTCACCCCAGTTGAAGATGCAGTTAAGGATACAGTGAATAGCCTTAAAGCCAAAGGCTTACTCAATTAA